From a region of the Leptospira montravelensis genome:
- a CDS encoding response regulator, producing the protein MKRVLIVDDNDRYANNLKSYFDSKNIPSDRAVDAKEGLTLFTKNPNYDMIISDVTMETQTSGLWMMRQIYKSGYKGVLAIASTGFDVFGVMPFSSLFLPWFCGLHWMIPKVPLKQGTVEWVSTALSKGKFNPF; encoded by the coding sequence ATGAAAAGAGTTTTAATCGTTGACGATAATGACCGTTATGCGAATAATTTGAAATCGTATTTTGACTCCAAAAATATTCCCTCGGATCGTGCTGTCGATGCAAAGGAAGGTTTAACCCTTTTTACAAAAAATCCGAACTATGATATGATTATTTCTGATGTAACAATGGAAACTCAAACTTCAGGACTTTGGATGATGCGTCAAATTTACAAATCTGGTTATAAGGGTGTTCTTGCGATAGCATCTACAGGATTTGATGTCTTTGGTGTGATGCCGTTTTCTTCTTTGTTTTTACCTTGGTTCTGCGGCCTTCACTGGATGATTCCAAAAGTTCCTCTAAAACAAGGGACGGTAGAATGGGTTTCGACCGCCCTTTCCAAAGGAAAATTTAATCCTTTTTAG